One Argentina anserina chromosome 6, drPotAnse1.1, whole genome shotgun sequence genomic window, CTCAGTCTAATTTCTATACTTGTTCTTCTTTAGAAACGTATGAGACGAATTGAAATTCTAGGTTAGAATTCGAGGCTTGTAATCGTTCTTCTGAATCTGAAATTTGGCCAACGCCTATATTACTGcggcttcttcttctgttAATCAGCTCCGTTAAATTCATGAGTAACAAGAAGTCATTTTGATTTAGGGTTTTACATCGCAGATAAAAGGATATATGGAGGTAAAAAAGACTTGAATTTCTATATTATTGAATGCACACATTCATGTCTGTATGGTTAATTCCTACCTAGCTGTATTGTTTGCTAAAGAATTCAGGAAAGACAATGATGAAGTAACCTCTTAGAGTATCCGTAAGAATTATACGGATCTATTGATTTTATGTTCATGAATTGGCTGACGATATCTTTAAAAAGTAGTGAGAAGAGATGACGACTGCAGCTCGACCCACATGGGCTCCTGCAAAAGGTGGTAATGAACAAGGTGGTACTCGGATTTTTGGCCCATCCCAGAAGTATTCGTCCAGGGACATTGCATCCCATACAACTCTAAAACCCAGGTTAGTCTTGTTCTTACCTATAATTCTTTGTACCATTGTTAATATTGATGACAGACCATACTGGCTTAAGTTTGTTTCTTAACTATTATGCGAATAAGCTGTGCTTGGATGCTGGGTTTTAAACCTTTCTTTTTTGATGGTATGTATGAACAGGAGGGAGGGCCAGGACACCGAGGAAGAACTTCACAAGAGAGACCTCCGGGAGGAGCTGGAAGACCGTGAGAGGAGGCATTTTTCATCAAAGGATAAGTATAACTGTATGATATCTTGcctttcccttttttttttcttttttttggaatttatggattttgatttaaCCCCTTTAATCTGTGTTGGTTGTCAGTTTAATTCTATGTGGATGTGATGTTATTTGTCATGGTTTCTAACCGTTATGTGCATTGTGCAGATGACAGAGATCGCAGTAAGAGAGGAAGCCAGCTTTTGTTGGAAGGTGCGTATCCCAGCTCCATAGTCATATTTTAATGCAAAAATTCCTGCAAGTAATTCTTTGGTTTAATTAAACTAAATTGTTATTAATTAGGGACACGAAGGGATGCTGAAGATCGAATTGTACCACGAAACGTAGATGCGGATGATTCTGATGTGGAAGTCAAAAGTGATGATGACAGGTCAGTATCACAAGATGTCTGAATCAGACTTCACACATGTTACCCTGTGAATTCTTGGCTATGATATTAATTCATCAGAATTTTCCACAATAGAATGATGAGTTTTGAAATTTAGATTAAGAAAGCGCTGTTGGTTAATTACGCACCTTCCAACTAGATGAGTGTTCTGTTGGTACTGCTTTCCAGTAATTGCTAGGAGTTTGTGGTCATAATTTTGTGTCTACTGTTGCAACCTTTTGCTTTTGTTAAGGTTCCAAAATTGATTTCTGTACCTTAAAAGGTCTTACACCTTCATCACTGTTTCATTTGTTGGTcggcctttttttttcatttgaagTTCTATTGCTACGTAGATCTGCTaatataattgtttgtccTTATAGTGATGAagatgacgatgatgatgaggatgacaCAGAAGCTCTTTTGGCCGAGCTTGAACAAATAAAGAGGGAAAGAGCGGAGGAGAAGCGCCGAAAGGCgagtttttttattattacatATGACATTCAGATTACGAAGCTTTGGTGTTTCTCTATGCCTAACAAATATACTCTATGCTTTCTCAGGAAGAACAACAGTTGGCAGAAGATCTTAAAGTCAAGGAAGCAGAGCTTCTCAAGGGAAACCCATTGCTAAATAATCCAATAACCGCCTCTTCTTTCAGTGTGAAAAGAAGGTTAGTAAAGATATTGACCTGATTATATCTGTAATCAAGTTAGAATTTGGTAACTTTCTCATTATGCTCTACTCAGTGTGCAGTTTTATGCTCTACTCACTATGCAATTTTGTTTTGGGCACAGGTGGGATGATGATGTGGTGTTCAAAAATCAGGCTCGTGGTGAAACTAAAACTCCCAAGCGCTTCATCAATGACACAGTGAGAAATGACTTTCACCGCAAGTTTCTGCATAAATACATGAAGTAATGTCATATGTGAATCCGACTTTCAAGATGGTACCCCAAGTAATGAAGTGATCTGGACAGTTTGTTAAGATTTGTGTGTACCTTAATATTTCAATTCAAAGCACCGTGCTAGATGCCATGTATCTTTTTGTTGAATGTTTGTTTCATGTTGATTTTATCGTGAAATTATATCAAAATTGACATTGTCAATATAACATGTTATATCTTGAATTTGACAAAACCAAAAGATATATCCACTGGAGATGCTCAGCTTATGTCTGCAATATTCCTCTTGGTTCTTGACTCTCTGGTTGGGCTGCAGTTAGGACTAAACTTGAGAATGTCAAGCTTAGCCACATTTTCAGATAATGCAAAATATGAATGATCAAGCTGGTCTTACTAGGCTGTTGTGTAACTTGATGCTTATCTTTTTTCTGGTAGAACTGAGGCACATCGGCCTTGGGCAATTTGCTTCCTCCTGACTGTGGAAGGCATGCCCTTGCTGATCCATGTTTGCTGATTTGCGAATTCAGGGCTATCTTTTTCTTCTGCCAAGTTTTTAGGTCCGTCTTGTAACAAATAAGAATAAAAACGAAGCGAATTACTAATGGGCACCGTCCCATACAGTGGGCTCGTACCCGACCCGAAAATGCAGGGTAATCTCTTTATGTTGAGACTTCCCAAAACTGAATCAGTTGAAAGCATCCATCCATTGTGAAAATGGTGCTGATTTTCTCTGACATGAATCGCAATCCAAGGTAATGTCTTCCATCCCTAAACATTTCAGATTCATTCCCATTCAGCTTCACCCCTTTTTAGTTTCTCTTCTGATGATCACTAATGCGTAAAATCTCATCAATCTATCTGAGCATGACTCATTTACACAAGCTGGGAACACCATCCGTTCTCAAGTGGGTTTCTTCAAGCCTCTCTAGAGTATTAGGACATCCAGCTAGGTCAATTGGGTCTTTCCCAAATGCCCAACCCCCTAGGTTTTACACAACTAAAAAGACCCCTTTAACTCAAAACGGCAGAAATGCTGGTAGAGTGTCTCGTGCTGTTCGGCGAGAAGCGCAAGCTGCATTGTTAGACTATTTGTATTGTAATAGAGGCTTGCACTTTGCGGATGCTGAGAATATGAGCAAAAACTCGCCGCATTTTCTCAATAAGCTTTTGAAATGCGTTGGTAATGAGAAGGAAATCCGACAGACGATTGCCCATTACTTGCTTTACCACCCTCTTGATGAATTCGAGCCTTTCTTTGAGAGTTTGGGGTTGGAACCTTCTGAGTATTTTCATTTCCTTCCACATTATTCGATGTTCTTGGTCGATGAGAAGTTGTTGCTTCACAATTATGCTGTGTTATGTCAGTATGGGGTTGAGCGTAATTGGATAGGGAAGATATACAAGGAAGCCACGGAAATTTTTCGGTATGATTTTGAGGTTTTGCGATCGAAACTTCAAGTTTTTGAAGAACTGGGTCTCAGTAGACATGCTATAGTCAGTTTTATTGTTGCCCGTCCTTGTTTGTTAGTTGGGGATGTAGATGAGGCATTTGTTGAGGTGTTGAAAATATTAAGGAGTCTTGGGTTTGAAACCAGTTGGGTTCAGGGGAACTTGTCAGAATCGGAATCTTATAATTGGGGACGGATCCGTGGAGTTCTGAGTCTTCTTAGTGACATTTGTTGTAGTAACAAGCAGTTGGGTGCATTACTTGGCCAGCATCCAGATATTGTGTTTGAGGCTTCAGGGGAAAGAACTTTTTTACTAATTGGAATACTTCTAAAATTTGGATGCACAAAGAGCCAGATATGTTCATTATTTCTGCAGTTCCCGCAAATTGAAGTAACGAGATTTGTTTCAAATATAAGGAGATGCTTTTTGATCCTGAATGAAATCAGCATGGGGTTTACAGAGATAGGGAAGATTGTGCATTCTCAACCGCTGCTACTCGGTTCCATTGCGTTGAAAAGTACCAACACCTTACTTGTTAACTTAAAAATCGGCAAGAAGGAGCTGTCTAGATACATTCAGGAGAACCCGCAAGAAATGAAGAATTGGGTACTTAGGAAAACCCTTAGGCCATTAGAGCTGGAAGAGAGCCTCAGATCAAAGACACCCAAGTTGAAGTTATTAAAAGATATAGGATTTTTAGAGAACCCTGGCAAAATAACAGAAGCTGTAAATCAGTTTAAGGGCAGTGGATGGGAGCTTCTGGAAAGATTTGATTGCATTGTTGAAGCTGGTTTAGATCGCGATGAAGTCTGTAAAATGATTAAAAGATGGCCTCCAGCTCTTTGTCAGTCAAAGAAACTTATCGAAATGAAAATTGATCTCCTTGTCAATCATTTGTGTTATCCCTTATCAAGTTTGCTGGGCTTCCCAAGATATCTTTCTTGTGGAATAAAAAGGATCCGGCACAGGGTACTCGTGTACAATTGGCTCAAAAGTCAAGGGGCAGTAGATTCTGGTACTGCCTTGAGCCTTATTTTTTATCCCTCAGATTCATGTTTTCTAAGGAAGTTTGTAAATCATCATCCTGGTGGTCCTGAAGTTTGGCAGGATTTGAAGAATATAATTGATTCAgggtgagaaaaaaaaagtcattgCCCCCCACTTTCAAGATTTTACACTGTTGTCTGTTAATGCTATTAGtgctattttttgttttttgaactTATTTATTGAGGATTAGCTAGTTGAAGGTGATATAGCAtctaaaaattaaaacaatgAAATCAGTTTATCATAACAGCTGCTTTTAGGCTTGTTTTTCTTACTGATTTACTGAGGATTTGCTATCTGAAGGTGATATAGCACCTAAGAGTTAAAACAACGAGATCAGTTATCATTACAGCATCTTCTTTGTAGCTAGAAATATTTTCTGTCACTTTCTGTTTGAATACAGTAGCTTGTGTTTATAGTCCTGGAAATATCTCTAGAATTGCAGCTTGCATTTCTGGGTTATAGATGGCGCTAATTTGATGTAGCTGCATAAGCGAATTTTCAGGCGAATGAGCAAGGCATGAATAGTTAGGATAAATGCTTTCCAGCATTTTACATATCTACTTATGGAAAGAGATACCAAGCTGGCGAAGGGGCAAAGAAGAACCTGCACAAGTGTTTCATGTCTGATACAAATTGACAGAACTAAATCGCTTGgtttaaatttctttaaaaagCTTACTGACCCTAAATCTTCAAGGTTGTGAATAGACTAGACCTCTAGTCGAGGGTATCTGCTGCAGGCTTCTGATTTTGTTCCAAGTGGAAAGGCGAAGTGCAGCAAGAACAGTGCCCTTTTGGAATGTTCGATATATTGGGATCTCATCTTGTGGATTGCTGTCTTTTAAGCGCATCATGGTAAAGGAAAAACACAAACTTTATTTATGAATTGTAATGCTTCTGGTATTATATGTAAGTTTTGATTTCCCACCCGTCTCATTAGATTGCCTTCCAGACTCAGCACAGCCTCAACACTGAAATGAGTGAAATCCGGTTTAACAAGAGCTGGAGCAGTAGTCGACATTTGCCTGATCAACTACAAGGCTTCATCACCGTTAAACTTGCCGGCTTCATACAACATATGACGAGAGAAACAGTAGTGTCACAAAAGGAGACCGATATACTGAAATAATAAACCTCAGGCAACTGAAGCAAGCTCGTGCAAATGTGCTTATTCGTTGATGGCCTCATCCTTGGACTCATCTACATATTTGACATCTCTAGACACAACAATGAACAATGTGCGATAACATTACTACAATTGCATAGATTTCTCCAATTCATACTAGTCTGGTCGTCTGGACATCGAAGTCGTTACATTTATCTCGGCGTttcttcaaaagaaaaaagagtgcaaatttcttttctgatttctataatacttttattataattcatataaataaTGAATATGACAAAGGTTTTGTTTGACCACCCTCAAAAAAGTCCAAGACTTGAGAGTTACAAACCCCTGAAGTTTGTGAAGGATAGAACCTAGTGAGGAGTGAAGAGCGTCAACCAAAACAGGGGCTGCCACTCAATCAGCAAAAGATACTAGGAAATTCGCAGAGGAAGCTTGAACTCTTGTTCAGCCGTAGTTGTGTCCATCAATTTCATAAGGTAACATATTCGCCCCAAGTCTCAGTTCATGTTCATATAGATTCATCCGAATGCCTTCTAGGTTTAACTGAATATCAATTCTGGGATCAGCTTATCTCATAGAACATTAGAACTGGTCATGATCCATTTGCATAAACTCAGAAATTCATCTATTCTCAAATGGGTTTCTTCAGATATTGCTCACAAACACCTTAGATATTCAAGAACCCCACTTCAGCCATTTGGGTCTTTCCCCAGTTCCCATACCATTTGGCTTTATAGTACTAAAACAAGTTTTGAAGTTGAAAACACCGAAAAGTTAGAAACAACTTCGATTTCTAGAGCTATGTTAAAAGAAGCCCAGGCTGCATTGTTGGAGTATCTGCATTATACTAGGGGCTTACAGTTCCTGGATGCTGAGAATATGAGTAAAAACTCACCTCAGTTTCTTGATAAGCTTTTAAGAAGTGTTGATGGTAAAATTGATAAGGAGATAGGGGGGTTGATTTCTCGATATTTGAGGTACCACCCCATTAATGAATTTGAGCCTTTCCTTGAGAGCTTGGGCTTGAAACCTTCAGAGTATATCCCCCAGCTTCCACGTAATTTGATGTTCTTGGCCGATGATGTTTTGTTGCTTCACAATTACTCTGTTTTGTGTACCTATGGGGTTGCGCGCAATAAGATGGGAAAAATTTATAAAGAAGCAAAAGAAGTGTTTCAATATGATCTTGAGGTTTTATTATCCAAACTTCAAGCTTATGAAGAAGTAGGTCTCAGCCAATTTAATTTAGTTAAGTTTATTGTTTGCAGCCCTTGTATCTTAGTTGGGGATGTAAATTTGCCATTTGTCAGGGTACTTGTAAAGTTGAAGAGTTTGGGATTGGAGACCCATTGGATTGAAATGAATTTATCAGAAGATAATTCTTATAATTGGAGCCAAATGCTTGAAGTTCTAAGGTTATTTGATGAGGTGGGTTGCAGCAATGAGGAGTTGGTTGAACTTCTTGGCCAGCATCCagatattttatttgagagttcaGGAAGAACGACACTTTCATTAATTGGGTTCTTATTGAAGTTTGGATCCACAAGGAGCCAAATATGTTCAATGTTTCTGCAGTTTCCACAAATTCGGATCGTGCAATTTGTTCTGAATTTGAGGAAATGTGTTTTGGTCCTAAATGAGATTGAGATGGAGGTTGCAGAGATTGAAAAGATTGTTTGTTCACACTCCGTGCTACTGGGTTCATGTGCTCTGAAGAGCACTAACAGCTTACTTTCTTGCTTGAATATTGGGAAAAAGCGTCTGTGTAGGTACATACAGGAGAACCCGGAAGTGTTGAAGAAATGGGTTCTAGGTAGAAGAGTTGAGCCACTTCCAGACTCGGAAGAGGActcaaaagaaaagagaattaAATTCTTGTTTGATGTAGGATTTGtagagaaatcaaacaaaatgaaCGTAGCACTAAAGCTATTTCGAGGCAAGGGGAGGGAACTTCAGGACAGATTTGACTGTATAGTGAATGCTGGTTTAAGTCGTCAGGATGTCTGTGAAATGATTAAAGTATCTCCTCAAATTCTAAACCAGCAAAGGACTGTGTTACAGATGAAGATTGATGTACTTGTGAATCATCTGGGCTATCCTGTATCAACTTTGGTGAACTTCCCTTCTTATCTATCCTATACAACTCAAAGGGTCAAGCTTAGAGTATTCATGTACAATTGGCTCAGTGATCAAGGAACAATATCCCCTACCCTTGCCTTGAGCACTGTTGTTGCAATGGTGGAGAAACAATTTATTTCGCAATATGTAATTCATCATCCTTGTGGTCCTCAGGTTTGGCATGAATTGAAGAGTAAATTGTATTCTTAatgatataattatttttgCACTTCTTCTGTGGTTCTGCATAATTGCATTGCTGATGGTTCCAATTTTTCAAGTAGGTACTGCACTtgcttgtttctttttctcagACATGCTGACCTCTTTTGAGGATAACAATTGGTGGTATGGCACACAAGAATAACTAGAAACAGAGTAAATGCAAGAACTAACACCAACTTAGTTCAACAAATCCCGAGTTGAATGACCATCTCAGTTTTACACACAGAATGTGTAATGCTATATTTCAATAACACATCAATATCCCGAAAAATTTCTACTTAGGAAACTGCTTTGAAAAcagaagatgaacatgtttgCCTCATGCTTGAGCTGCAGGGTAGGGTGGATTTCTGCTGACCCCTCTGCATAATAGCTAATGGTGAATGTGGATGCAAGGCAATTGACGAGTTCTTAGTTCAAATTTCACTTTTCTGAACTTTTGTGGAACGAAAATCTGAATCTATTCTGAGGATTTAACCAATCTAAATGCTTTCAGAGGTTTATGACATTGAGCAACAAGTACAGACGCTTTCTTTAAAATGATGATTCGGGGTAGAATTGAGCAGCTCCGTGAGAAAGCTAGCTCGACTTTCGGAAGAATGTACAATCTATGCTAATAGCCATTCTTCGACCTGTGTTTGGTAATGTCATTTCTGAAGGTAAAATGCCAAACCCTCAGTGAATTTCGTTGTAATTGTCACTTTGCACTAAAATTGATTTATCCGAAAAACCAGTTATCATTGAGTCGGAGCCGATCCCGATTGGTCTGGTTTCGTCATAACAAACATGCAATTTTTGCTTGAAACCGAACATAATGTTATTATTAcgtgttcggtttggtttcgaTACTCTAGCCTGGTAAATATTGGAATTTAAAGTAAATTAATATTATCATGTAAGTTGAACATAGATTTCTGTTGAATATTAATATTATCGTATTAATATTGATTGTTAGGTGACTTAGGACTACATAGGCTTTACCACATTGTCGTATACGGTAGAAATATCGTGTAACTTTCACTCCTTAGTAAAAGTAACTTTTTAATTACTTTATTTAACAAAATGTTAAACCCTAATAGAATGAATGTGTTGTAAAACCCTTTTGTAGCAAGCAGACTGAACTGCCAAACGTTCTCTTTCAAAAGGAGGCAGCCACTCTGAGAAACGACTTCACCCGGAACTCCAACTCTTGCTATGTGTCTTCGGCTCTTCAATCCCAGAAGGTAACATCCCATCCAGAGACTTCAAATACTCAGTTTCACTTCCACTGAATCTTTGCCCTTTTAGATTAACTACTCCTAACTAGTCATGACCCATTTGCCAAAACTCAGGATAGCTTCTATTCCCAATTGGGTTTCTTCTATTTTGCATGAAAATCACCTTAGATTACCAAGAACCCTATTTCAGCCATTTGGGGATTTCCCCAATGATCAAATCCCTAGACTTTACAGCACAAACATGGCCCCTGAAACTGAAAACCAGGAAGTTTCAGTTAAAACTCCGACTTCTAGGGGCAGAAAAGCTACTCGAACTCAGCATTACATTAAAGTAGAAATCCAAGCTGCATTGTTGGAGTATTTGCATAGTACTAGAGGGTTACAGTTTACTGATGCTGAGAATATTAGCAAAAACTGCCCACATTTTCTAAACAAGCTTTACAAAAGGGTTGATTGTGAGAGAGGGATTAGGAGGTCCATGGCTCGATTCTTGCAATACCACCCTATTAATGAATTTGAACCATTCTTTGAGAGCTTGGGTTTTGAACCTTCCGAGTGTATTTCTCTTCTTCCGCGCAATTTGATGTATTTGACTGATGATGAATTGTTGCTTCATAATTATATTGTTCTATCTAATTATGGGATTCCTCCGAATAAGATAGGAAAGATTTACAGGGAAGCAAG contains:
- the LOC126800033 gene encoding uncharacterized protein LOC126800033 isoform X2 — protein: MTTAARPTWAPAKGGNEQGGTRIFGPSQKYSSRDIASHTTLKPRREGQDTEEELHKRDLREELEDRERRHFSSKDKYNYDRDRSKRGSQLLLEGTRRDAEDRIVPRNVDADDSDVEVKSDDDSDEDDDDDEDDTEALLAELEQIKRERAEEKRRKEEQQLAEDLKVKEAELLKGNPLLNNPITASSFSVKRRWDDDVVFKNQARGETKTPKRFINDTVRNDFHRKFLHKYMK
- the LOC126800033 gene encoding uncharacterized protein LOC126800033 isoform X1; the protein is MTTAARPTWAPAKGGNEQGGTRIFGPSQKYSSRDIASHTTLKPRREGQDTEEELHKRDLREELEDRERRHFSSKDKYNYDRDRSKRGSQLLLEGTRRDAEDRIVPRNVDADDSDVEVKSDDDSDEDDDDDEDDTEALLAELEQIKRERAEEKRRKASFFIITYDIQITKLWCFSMPNKYTLCFLRKNNSWQKILKSRKQSFSRETHC
- the LOC126800009 gene encoding transcription termination factor MTEF18, mitochondrial-like, producing MRKISSIYLSMTHLHKLGTPSVLKWVSSSLSRVLGHPARSIGSFPNAQPPRFYTTKKTPLTQNGRNAGRVSRAVRREAQAALLDYLYCNRGLHFADAENMSKNSPHFLNKLLKCVGNEKEIRQTIAHYLLYHPLDEFEPFFESLGLEPSEYFHFLPHYSMFLVDEKLLLHNYAVLCQYGVERNWIGKIYKEATEIFRYDFEVLRSKLQVFEELGLSRHAIVSFIVARPCLLVGDVDEAFVEVLKILRSLGFETSWVQGNLSESESYNWGRIRGVLSLLSDICCSNKQLGALLGQHPDIVFEASGERTFLLIGILLKFGCTKSQICSLFLQFPQIEVTRFVSNIRRCFLILNEISMGFTEIGKIVHSQPLLLGSIALKSTNTLLVNLKIGKKELSRYIQENPQEMKNWVLRKTLRPLELEESLRSKTPKLKLLKDIGFLENPGKITEAVNQFKGSGWELLERFDCIVEAGLDRDEVCKMIKRWPPALCQSKKLIEMKIDLLVNHLCYPLSSLLGFPRYLSCGIKRIRHRVLVYNWLKSQGAVDSGTALSLIFYPSDSCFLRKFVNHHPGGPEVWQDLKNIIDSG
- the LOC126800010 gene encoding transcription termination factor MTEF18, mitochondrial-like, with the translated sequence MIHLHKLRNSSILKWVSSDIAHKHLRYSRTPLQPFGSFPSSHTIWLYSTKTSFEVENTEKLETTSISRAMLKEAQAALLEYLHYTRGLQFLDAENMSKNSPQFLDKLLRSVDGKIDKEIGGLISRYLRYHPINEFEPFLESLGLKPSEYIPQLPRNLMFLADDVLLLHNYSVLCTYGVARNKMGKIYKEAKEVFQYDLEVLLSKLQAYEEVGLSQFNLVKFIVCSPCILVGDVNLPFVRVLVKLKSLGLETHWIEMNLSEDNSYNWSQMLEVLRLFDEVGCSNEELVELLGQHPDILFESSGRTTLSLIGFLLKFGSTRSQICSMFLQFPQIRIVQFVLNLRKCVLVLNEIEMEVAEIEKIVCSHSVLLGSCALKSTNSLLSCLNIGKKRLCRYIQENPEVLKKWVLGRRVEPLPDSEEDSKEKRIKFLFDVGFVEKSNKMNVALKLFRGKGRELQDRFDCIVNAGLSRQDVCEMIKVSPQILNQQRTVLQMKIDVLVNHLGYPVSTLVNFPSYLSYTTQRVKLRVFMYNWLSDQGTISPTLALSTVVAMVEKQFISQYVIHHPCGPQVWHELKSKLYS